The DNA window AAAACCACCCAAAATCCAGCGTCCTCATGTTCATACTCACAATCTCTGAGATCAACAATTTTCCATGGAGGTAATGAAATAGCTGTGTAAATACAACGGTATTCTTGCAtgctccaaagaaaaaaaaaaagaaaagaacagggaAGGTGAAGAAAATCAATCTAACTCTTCCCACCAAGACCCTCATAAAACAAGATGTATCCATGGTCCGTGTTGCCTGAGTATTCATGTGAAGAACCGAAGAATGTTTGCAGGGTCGACTCCTCAACCATCTCGACATTTTCATCATCGAAGAACAACCAGTGGTTGTGGCTTTTGACAAGGCTTACATAATGTCCATGGTTGGGGCCACTTCCAACATGGACAACGACAGCAAAGAGGGAGTACTCGGTATCTACATCATCAGATGTACTGAGCTTCAGCTCCATTGGGAATACAACCCGGTATGAAAGCTTCTTATACCGACCAAGCTGCTCTATGTACTTGAAGCGCTTTAGGTGGATAACTAATATGTGTGGAGCCTTCTTGATCTTCATTCTCTTCTGTGCTTCTTGCAAGCTGTAACAAGATCAAAATATTGGAGCTCAGCATAGTTAAGATTACAAGCCTTCCCATATGGTAGTTAAAGCACACAATTTTCATCTGTTTCACCCAAAGTCTACAGCATATAACAGGTTCTTCAAAGGAAAGGTGACCAGTTAGGGCTTTGCGCTGTTGTGCACATATACCAAACAAGTGCTCACCAAGCAAAGATGGAAATGGCACATTATGAAAACAAATCAATAGTTCAAAGAATTCTTGCTGCAttgtgaagaaaagaaaatgcagtgtaaaataaatataatacataGTTGTACCTGCAGCATTTGTCACAGAAGAATTTGTCCTCAGCATTTAAAGTTTCCGTGGAGCAGAAGTTTTTCAAGCAGCTTGTGATAGAACTATTCTGCTCAATATCAACACTCAGatcaaaaaatgtttcatcccTTGCCGTTACTGTCTCGCATCTTAAGCATCTGGTCTCATTGGTCAGTATGCCCTACACATGTTACGAGAAAAATAAGATGACAATGACCCGAGCTCTTTAAGGGTGGAAAGCTGCAAGGTATTTTCAGCGAGTTCAGTCACCTGAAAATTCTTATGCACCAAGGTAACCGGTGGTTCTTTTCTAACACCATTGGCTAAAGGTTGAACTGGCCCGTTTGGAACCTTTTCAGGAGATGATGATTGAGGGGAGTCCTTCGCAGCACTAGACTCCTTTTCCAGAATATCAACAAGCTCATTCAACAGAAAATTTAAGAACTCATGTGCATCCTACACAGTAATCATGGAAGGgtaaattattattagtgaATACAAACACAATtatcttttctccaacaaaatcAATTGTCAGCTTTAAATGCCAACTATACCAATAATGAAAATGACATCACTCAGACCAATTAATAAATGGAACATTTGAAAGTAAAAAACGATTATGGAGTTTGTATTAAATTGCATCAATTTGGTCAGCATGAAGCTTCAAATTATAGCAGATGAAAATGTGCTCTTATATTGTGTGAACGTGACAATGTCATCACAATGCTTCACAAATCAACAAATTGTACTACTATAATAATACATGCAAGGTACCTGGTGCATGTAGCTGCGAAATAGTTCATTCTGTTTCTTTACTCTTTGGACAAAGCGTTTTGGAGCGATAACGCCAGTCTTTTTCTTTGACTGGCTTACCTGCAATATATATTATGATCCATTAAGTTGCTGACAGAGACAATATCCTGACAGAAATTTCAGAGACCATACAAAACCGAGCAGTAAACACAATGCACACAGATCAATGAATTTGTGGGTACGACATCAAGCCAAATATCTTATTTGGTAATCAACTTGTGTGATGGATTTTAGAATATATGCTGATTTTAACAGCAGGTCAGTGTACATTACTCTAAGTAAGTTGATATAAGTCTTCCAATAAACAGTGCACTCTCTGAAGACTAGAAAAATCACCCCAAGAAAACCCAAACAAATAAATAGCACACAGACAACAAATATATCTGCATAGTGCTATCAAGTGGCTTCCAATAAACAGTGCACTCTCTGAAGACTAGAAAAATCACCTCAAGATACCCAAACAAGAAAATAGCACACAGACAACAAATATATCTCATATGGAGCTGCACAGTGCTATCAAGTGGCTTCCATCATAATTCTCTGATCAACACACGATGACGTAAAACCTTCAAACTCAGTGCAATAGAGATTTATTAACTGGCAACATACGAAACTTCACCCTGGCAGCGATTATATGATGACTTCAATGGATGAGGGTGCTAAACAAAAGCTGGCACCCTAATCAACACATGGAGCACACAAATAGCAGGAGGGGGATAATATGTGAGACGGCCAGCTACCTCACTACCTACGTAATCTCATGTCCTGATACTGCCAGGCTTCCACTTCCATAGAATCAAACTCACACCAACACCAGGTAGCAGTCTTCACTACTTTCCTGACCTATGACCTATCCTTCTTTCCTCTGCCATACTGCTACCCCCTAATGCCTCCACAACTTCTTCCACGTCCACCAGGTTCTCCTCAGAGATTAAGCAGCAGCGCAGAGAGAAACCACAGAAGCCAGATCAGAGATCCCTATCTCCTAGACCTCTGATAGAACTGTTTATTTCTTTGTGATTATCTATCCTTTAAAGGGTCTTCTCACCTCAAATCAAGGACTCAGGGTGAATGGTCTGGGAATAATATTGAGTACTGATTGCTTTCAACTGACTTGACACCCTGTCATCGGCATGACAACACCACGACATCCACTACAACTAAAATATGCCATTACAGATAACCCCTTATTGCAGAAGCATAATCAATAGGACAATATAAGTTCTTAAATTATCGTAACAAAAACATTTGTTCTTGAGAACTGTtagaatgaaaataaaaatactttGCATGCTTCTGTCTACTACAGTTACAGCATCGTGTCATCCTGAAGAGAGGGAACAGATATTTTAAAGGCTGCACAGCAGATACAAGTCACTTGATGCCACCCTGTAAGGCATTACTAAAACTTAAGGCCTTTACATAATATAGAATAGGACTTACCATATTCTGATATTCTTCTCCCAGGAATGAGCCTAAGACCCACCACTTTTTTCAGCATAAGCTCTTAATCTAGCTATTTGAAATTTGTAGTCTGCAAGGCCATAGCTTTTAATCCACAAGTATAAGGGTGGAGGGATAACACCAACCCACAAAAGCCAAAAGGGCTACTCAAATCTAGCATTTGGCTTGTTGGTGCAACAGTGGCTTATGGCTTTTAAAAAAAGCCGAATAAAAAAACTTTCTGTTTGCTTAGGTTTAGGTATTTAGATTATAAGCaggctaatactccctccgtcccaaaaaaagacaaaccctggtttccatgcccaacgtttgaccgtccgtcttatttgaaaaaattatgaaaaaaattaaaaagataagtcacgcataaagtattaatcatgttttatcatctaacaataatgaaaatactaattataaaaaaattcatataagacggacagtcaaacgttggcacggaaacccacggtttgcctttttttgggacggagggagtaagtcccCAAGCAAATAGGGCCTACCAACTAGCATCATGGTTACAATCCTACTTCAACTAAAACATCAGCGTACTATTGTCCTTAACAATCAGAAATATAATACTTGGTAGATGAAAGTTCCACTGAATGCAATGAAGAACAGTTATGAAGAAGCTGTTACCCATTCAAAGTTTTTGAAAGCAACAATATGCTCAAACACAGTTACATATCATTATCATCAAGTAAGAAACTTATACTTTGTCCACTTTACCTGCATGAAAAGATCCGCCAAACAAGTCAAAAGGTTCTCCTCCGCATCTCCAGGAGTTTTGTTATTTGCATAATATTCCAGCAATTTCTCCCTGAACGGGATGCAGAAATATAGTGCCTGGAACACAAGTATCATTGTAAGGTTCATGTAAATAATAAGGtgcataaaaaataattgaCTGTGCAGTGCAAGTTGTAAGATTGCAAACTGTGAAGAAGAGATTACAGCAGAACATTTACCAAATAGAAATAGTCCATAATTTAATATGGTTCAGGAATGATAACATTATTTGACTATTGCATACcaagatataataaaatataaacttGTTCATCATATTTCATGACAACTACAATATTATGCACAGAACTTTACAAATATAAGGTAGATCTACAACTATAGCGAAGGTACTAAGATAGTGAACACTAAAATTGTCTCCTGTGGGTTTCTCGCACAATAAGGATAACGATCCACAACAGAACAGACAAAATTATGTGTCCTAAGAAGATCCTCaatcaaataaaacgaatattCAGAAGTGGGTAAAAGTATTGTCAGAAATGTCCTATAGCTTTAACTGCTAGGAAATGCCTCAAACTTCCATTCTAAAAGAAAATGGGCAGAAAGTGATCCTGCATTTGTCAAATACACCCTACAATGTTTTCAACCCACTGGTGCCATTACCAGTTACTTAATTGAAATATTCAAAGCTTTCTTCTCACATACAGATCTTATTGAATTGTACTCATATACTAAGAGCTTCAGATTAAAGGCATAAAAGTTGTCACGGCAATGCCACATACAGATGAGCAGACGATTCAAACTGGAACCAGATAAATGAAAGCACGTTGTATATTGCTAGACTTATAAGTTCTAACTTAATTCTTGCATAACAAAGTCTGTTCAGATAACTGGAACCAGATAACTTTGAATACTATTCAGATGAACACATTGATTCTAAATTTCGGGCCACCACACCCATATATGTCTACCACATTCAATTCTAGAGCTACTTACATACATGGGTGCTAATAGAGAGAAACTAATACTTGCATTCCAAAAATATGAAGCTATTGGCAGGACGGTCAACATACAGAACGACTGGAACCCAGCATTCTTTACATCTCTATATAAGATGAAGCTAACCATTTAACCATGCAAGCATAGTGCTAATATACATGCCGCACAACTCACAACAGCTTGTATTACTGCAGAATTGACATATTCTACCCATAACAACAcatttcgcaaaaaaaaaagcacacaaACTCTAATGTACTAATCATCTATTACAGTAACATAAATACATGATTAGGAACCTACACAAGTCAACTGGAACAATCAAAGGCAGCACAAAGGTTATCGAACAAACCACCCAATCAAAACTCAAAGCATGTCAGGCACTGAATCAAGCTACTTATACTACGATACTACAACATAGAACGCTCATCACAATCCCCAGAATCACACCGAGCATACCGCGCGTTCAGTCACAGCAAATCCACAAGCTACGGAGGCGTGAGGGCTAGGGGGATAGAGACCTGGAGGACACTGTTGCAGTAGCAGGTGTTGCCGAAGTTCTCGAGGCCGAAGTAGCGCTCGCCTTCCGGGAACTGGTCGCCGAGGGCCTTCTCGAGCTTGGAGCCGCTGGCTCCCATGACCATCCACCGGTCCCACCAcccggaggcggcgccggtgaggtaCCGGAACCCCGACCCGAGCCCGGAGCGGCTCCTctcggccgccgacgaggcctCCACCGTGGGCGATCGCGCCGGGTTTGCCGTCCTAGGGTTTGGtggctccccgcgcgcgcgcggcggagaggGGGGAGGCGGAGGGGCGGAGCAGGGGGGAAACCCTAGGGCGGCCTCGATCCGATggggcggagcggcggaggagggggttgcttctgctgcttctgccgccgctgctgctgtcgccgtcgtcgtcgtcgtcgctgccgcttcTCTCGTTtggggggattttttttttctttcgcctactactagtctactacccTTGCTTGCGGGTGGAGTGGGGAGTTCGCTTGGGTTAGATCGGTTTCGTTGGTGGTTCTTACTGTTTGTGTTCGTCGTGGGTGGGCGCTGTTTGCGATTGACTGGACTCGTGGGGTCCGGGGTCTATCTGGACTTCTTTTTTCTCCACGCCCCGATCTACTCTTTGGATCTCTCTCTAGTCCGGTCAGTCAAGTGAATTTCATGgcgtgtaaaaaaaaattgagcttCCTGACCATTTTGGATACGTTTATCGCGAGGTAAACGTTCCATTAGTTGTTGGTAATAATGGTTGGGATAGAAACATGTGGATGTTGTGTTGACCAAGAGACTGAGAAATAAGACCACTCTAATACTTAAAAAAGAGGACCGCGTATTATCTATCTGTTATCGTGTCAATTTACATGCATGTTATAATAGCTAACATAAAAGCTAACATACCATTATAGTACAATGGacatgttcagattgtagctaaaataaaccttatcaaattttgccATTGCCAAAACTTTTACAAAATGgtaaaattgccaaaattttaccaggatttcttatgtatttaccaaatttggcaataaagtaaacgtagatatttttttgacagcttaaaaaaatagtatggttgaaaatagcatcaaagtgaacaggccctatattATCGGATAAAACGCGCATGCGTTGGATGGATCTTATATATCAAGCCATCATGCTTGTTAGGCTCCTTCATTGTATTCTCACTTTgaatcttatactccctccgtccaaaaaaaaatgcattactAGCATCCCAAGGTGGAATTAGTGGAGATGGTGAATGACTAAAATGCTcttaatcattgaaaaaaaCAGTAAAAATGATAGGTAGATAAAGGGTATTGAAGAGATAAAACTTATCGTTTTACGTGCTGAAGGTAGGTAGGAgggtagaagttggttttttgggacaaaattcaaactctagaagttgagttttttttggacggatggagtattaaattttgataagataAACCAAACGTATGCTTACCAACATTACCTTATTAAACTTTAGTAATTCTATTAGTTTGTACTTAAAAAAttctaccaaattttgataaggcTTTAAATTAAACACATCCAGTATACCAAAACCTAGTAATACAAAaatgtgccaaaaaaaaaacaggtaagGTTGAGAGCGGCTACAAAGTAAACAAGCACATAATCTCGATTCCTTATATATCAAATTTTGAACTCCACCCAAGTCATCGATTTATCGTTGATTTTGAATGAAAATCGACGAATTTTGAACAAACAGTTGGAGATGCACATTTCAAGCCGGCTAAAAATCGTTAAAACTTGGTCGATAGCTTATAGTATCGAGTTTATCTAGAGTACAAATGAGATTTTTCATAAATCATACATAACACATTACTCCACCCGTGTCACTGAATAAGGTATGCACGTATTAAAATTCAActatctaaatatttaacaaatactatttttttataaattatgttttattttacaaaaataatattattatattgacatttgaatttactttcatatgattgTGGTTTTGTTGCTAGGAACATCGTAGTAATgaaaaaatcaaagtaaaaaatTAGTTAGGAAAACCATGCCAAATTTAATCACGCTTTAGTTAGTGGAACATCGTAGTATATGTCAGTACCATAACCGTGAGAAATCCAATATTATGTTACATGTTCAAAGTCAGGACAAATACtagaaacaactaaaatttcaCTCGGATGTATTCTGCGGATGTAAACACCAAAAGAGGAGAGGGCAAACGTCGAAACGGAACTCTTAAACAACAAAATTGGTATGCTTATAGCAAATGCTTGAGGAAGAGTCACATGCTTTTCATGATCTTTGCCATGACAGAACTTTGGGGCTGTTTGGTTATTTAGGGCTTGAGgtctaaattaggcttaccaatatttggcaatttcaatagtgtttagtgtctatttggtttgaagccaaattttggcatgcctaagaaaataggttatttcaatagtgaacttaggctattttggcttcaatcaaACGCAactttaccttaccaaaattagtcatgccaaaacttgccaaaatttggtattgacaaaatttggtaaggtctATTTAGGctacaaaccaaaccaaccttTACCTACCAAATCTTTGATAGTGCCAAATTTTTGGCATGTTTTGGTACTACTAATTTTTTAGTAGGGTAGAGATGCATGGTACATATTTGAATTGCTACCAATGTAAAGCCAAATATTGATGATATAGAGAAGAAAGTTCTAGATTAGTGCCAAATTGTTAATAGACATTATTAATGatttgacttcaatccaaacataCACTATCACTATTGAAGCTACCAATAAATAGGTAAGGTTacattttggcttcaatccaaaatGGCCTTTTGGCTACTACTCCACTGTGCAATACTCAGATAAGTTCGGTTGCTacaattcccccccccccccaacgaGCATCAATGGCTgtttttggtagtgccaaatctTGCCCTACTAAACTTTTTAATCTAAATAGTACTTGTGTGATGTTTGGATGGATGCTAAAACTTGCCAAATCAATAGAAATCTCTACCAAattattggtagtgccaaaacttaccTAAAATTTAACACTACCTATAAATTGGTAGTGTAGCAATctgtcggagaatgaactcctctaccagggaaccgtgaggcccccctttgtgagttcggccgggggcagcgggtgagattcgaggattcggtgagcgaagctgtgtgatcttgagggggttcaATCCCCCAAAGAtgatgagacaaaaggggtttatacaggttcgggccgctaagaaacgtaataccctact is part of the Oryza glaberrima chromosome 4, OglaRS2, whole genome shotgun sequence genome and encodes:
- the LOC127771111 gene encoding ubiquitin carboxyl-terminal hydrolase 4-like, which codes for MVMGASGSKLEKALGDQFPEGERYFGLENFGNTCYCNSVLQALYFCIPFREKLLEYYANNKTPGDAEENLLTCLADLFMQVSQSKKKTGVIAPKRFVQRVKKQNELFRSYMHQDAHEFLNFLLNELVDILEKESSAAKDSPQSSSPEKVPNGPVQPLANGVRKEPPVTLVHKNFQGILTNETRCLRCETVTARDETFFDLSVDIEQNSSITSCLKNFCSTETLNAEDKFFCDKCCSLQEAQKRMKIKKAPHILVIHLKRFKYIEQLGRYKKLSYRVVFPMELKLSTSDDVDTEYSLFAVVVHVGSGPNHGHYVSLVKSHNHWLFFDDENVEMVEESTLQTFFGSSHEYSGNTDHGYILFYEGLGGKS